One window of the Lasioglossum baleicum chromosome 8, iyLasBale1, whole genome shotgun sequence genome contains the following:
- the LOC143211674 gene encoding uncharacterized protein LOC143211674, giving the protein MNPLIACMIVGLAGFALAEPPVSSGYSYSRPSGGGGGGGGYSLGGGGGGGGGYSLGGGGGGGGGYTSVSTGYQTNEGASVDGALLEQIRQILLKEELQAQQSGGFGGGGYAPSSSYGAPSSQYGAPSSSYGVPSYQTRVVGIDLEGIRQAIQVAQFNQISQGPGGYPSGPSSGYGAPSRPSGSYGAPF; this is encoded by the exons ATGAATCCTCTGATCGCG TGTATGATAGTCGGCCTGGCAGGGTTCGCCCTGGCCGAACCACCAGTCTCCTCAGGCTACAGCTACAGCAGACCAAgcggtggtggtggcggcggcggtggttACTCTCTGGGCGGCGGAGGTGGTGGTGGAGGCGGGTACTCTCTAGGAGGAGGAGGCGGTGGTGGCGGCGGGTACACCTCCGTGTCCACCGGATATCAAACCAACGAGGGCGCATCCGTCGACGGAGCTCTCCTCGAACAGATCCGTCAAATCTTGCTGAAGGAAGAACTCCAGGCCCAGCAATCCGGAGGATTCGGAGGCGGTGGTTACGCTCCCAGCTCCAGCTATGGGGCCCCATCTTCCCAATATGGAGCACCGAGCTCCTCGTACGGAGTGCCTAGCTACCAAACCCGTGTGGTAGGCATCGATCTCGAGGGAATCAGACAGGCTATTCAAGTCGCCCAGTTCAACCAAATCAGCCAGGGACCTGGAGGTTACCCCAGCGGTCCCAGCTCTGGCTACGGGGCTCCGAGCAGGCCCAGCGGTAGCTATGGTGCACCGTTCTAA
- the LOC143211149 gene encoding LOW QUALITY PROTEIN: uncharacterized protein LOC143211149 (The sequence of the model RefSeq protein was modified relative to this genomic sequence to represent the inferred CDS: substituted 1 base at 1 genomic stop codon): MRPLLVLLGLTVLLTTAPIEGKILEECDAVRELQRAGISRSLISNWICLMENESGLNTQLVTGPYTASSYSYGVFQINSAKWCSRGHTGGICNKRCEDFANDDIQDDITCAKMIYAREGFKAWNGWLKKCKNKPLPNISNCFRRFLGQKKSSIGAISFKDVCYSSSSYTIADKPRRVNRQRRTVREKMKTFWLITTAMAALSFLGEVHGRILTDCEATHELQRAGISRTFVSTWVCLMQSESGMNTRLITGPKTASSFSFGVFQINSAKWCSRGHAGGICNKRCESFADDDIQDDIVCAKTIMEREGFKAWNGWLKNCKNKPLPNISKCRRXRSSSDFPRDVDYYIKVFGSV, translated from the exons ATGAGACCTCTATTGGTCCTGCTAGGGCTGACGGTCCTTTTAACGACAGCTCCGATCGAGGGTAAAATCCTGGAAGAGTGCGATGCTGTCAGGGAACTGCAAAGAGCCGGAATTTCGAGGAGTCTGATCAGCAACTGGATCTGTCTGATGGAGAACGAGAGCGGATTGAACACCCAGCTTGTTACCGGACCATACACAGCCTCCAGCTATAGTTACGGAGTCTTCCAGATCAACAGCGCTAAATGGTGCTCCAGAGGACACACCGGAGGCATCTGCAACAAACGCTGCGAGGATTTTGCGAACGATGATATCCAAGACGATATCACCTGCGCTAAGATGATCTACGCTCGCGAGGGATTCAAAGCGTGGAACGGATGGCTGAAGAAATGCAAGAACAAACCCCTGCCTAATATTTCCAACTGTTTCC GACGTTTTCTCGGCCAAAAGAAATCCTCCATCGGCGCGATTTCATTCAAGGACGTTTGTTACTCCTCATCCTCCTACACCATAGCTGACAAG CCTCGCCGTGTCAATCGACAACGAAGAACCGTCCGAGAGAAAATGAAGACGTTTTGGCTGATCACGACTGCAATGGCAGCACTGTCGTTTCTCGGAGAGGTGCATGGTAGGATCCTGACGGATTGCGAAGCGACGCACGAGCTGCAAAGAGCTGGCATCTCCAGGACCTTCGTTAGCACCTGGGTCTGCCTGATGCAGAGCGAGAGCGGCATGAACACCAGACTGATCACTGGCCCGAAGACAGCTTCCAGCTTCAGCTTCGGCGTCTTCCAAATCAACAGCGCGAAATGGTGCTCCAGAGGACACGCAGGAGGCATCTGCAACAAACGCTGCGAGAGCTTCGCCGACGATGACATCCAGGACGATATAGTCTGCGCCAAAACCATCATGGAGAGGGAGGGATTCAAGGCCTGGAACGGCTGGCTGAAGAATTGCAAGAACAAGCCACTCCCCAACATCTCCAAGTGCAGGCGATAAAGATCTTCCTCAGATTTTCCTCGGGATGTTGATTATTATATCAAAGTCTTCGGTTCTGTGTGA
- the LOC143211672 gene encoding ATP-dependent RNA helicase DDX42 has protein sequence MSYHRGGGNKPKGFGFAGFQMTGTKRSGSNIPPPPPNSTLSKQGYHTMNSITENALSACWGMPKKRSKTEEEYFEDDDDTPTSSLEYIPAPGSPTYDLMKKCAPKEDSDSEEDPLDAFMAGIDAEVKRNTYEAQLAEDERKEDKPKGIRADIDGEDDEESYYRYMEENPTAGLQQEESDQEIEYDEDGNPIAPPKKKEIDPLPPVDHSEIQYEPFEKNFYNVHEEIASLKKQQVEDLRKTLGIKVSGPSPPNPVTSFGHFGFDDALIKSIRKNEYTQPTPIQAQAVPAALSGRDIIGIAKTGSGKTAAFIWPMLVHIMDQRELKPGDGPIGLILAPTRELSQQIYQEARKFGKVYNIQVCCCYGGGSKWEQSKALEGGAEIVVATPGRMIDLVKMKATNLTRVSFLVLDEADRMFDMGFEPQVRSICNHVRPDRETLLFSATFKKRVEKLARDVLTDPVRIVQGDVGEANADVTQHAIVFNNNPIGKWSWLLQNLVEYLSAGSLLIFVTKKLNAEELANNLKLKEFDVLLLHGDMDQIERNKVITAFKKKDVSTLVATDVAARGLDIPHIKTVVNYDVARDIDTHTHRIGRTGRAGEKGTAYTLVTEKDKEFAGHLVRNLEGANQEVPKSLMDLAMQSAWFRKSRFKGGKGKSLNVGGAGLGFRGRPDASPTSSGSSSSQASKDISEVVKKLERHGPGSDRLSAMKAAFRSQYNSQFRASSDHTWEQTITPPSVIMPPPPPVPPKPNTEQPRNQDNQAPNAAGEKKRIRKSRWE, from the exons ATGAGTTATCATCGTGGAGGAGGTAACAAGCCTAAAGGCTTTGGCTTCGCCGGTTTCCAAATGACTGGCACCAAGAGAAGCGGTTCCAATATACCGCCTCCTCCTCCCAATTCGACGCTGAGCAAGCAAGGCTATCATACCATGAATTCCATCACGGAGAATGCCTTGTCAGCCTGTTGGGGTATGCCAAAGAAACGCAGTAAAACGGAAGAAGA ATACTTCGAAGACGACGACGATACTCCAACGTCCTCCTTGGAGTATATCCCAGCCCCAGGGTCTCCCACTTACGATTTGATGAAAAAATGTGCGCCTAAGGAGGATAGTGATAGCGAGGAGGATCCATTGGATGCATTCATGGCTGGTATAGACGCAGAGGTGAAAAGGAATACCTATGAGGCTCAGCTTGCGGAGGACGAGCGCAAGGAGGACAAACCCAAAGGAATCAGAGCGGACATAGATGGAGAGGACGACGAGGAGAGTTACTACAG GTACATGGAGGAGAATCCGACCGCGGGTTTGCAACAAGAGGAGTCCGATCAGGAGATCGAGTACGACGAGGATGGGAATCCGATCGCGCCGCCGAAAAAGAAGGAGATCGATCCGCTGCCGCCCGTCGATCATAGTGAGATACAgtacgaaccgttcgagaagaacTTTTATAACGTTCACGAGGAGATCGCTAGCTTGAAGAAGCAACAGGTCGAGGACTTGAGAAAGACTTTGGGGATCAAAGTGTCCGGACCGTCTCCACCGAATCCGGTGACCAGTTTCGGACACTTTGGTTTCGACGACGCGTTAATCAAGTCCATCAGGAAGAACGAGTACACCCAACCTACCCCCATTCAAGCTCAAGCAGTCCCCGCTGCTCTCAGTGGCAGGGACATTATAGGTATAGCAAAGACCGGCAGCGGTAAAACGGCGGCATTCATTTGGCCCATGTTAGTTCACATTATGGATCAACGTGAGCTAAAGCCCGGCGACGGACCCATCGGACTGATTCTTGCTCCAACGAGAGAGCTGTCCCAACAG ATTTATCAAGAGGCGAGAAAGTTTGGCAAAGTATATAATATTCAAGTGTGCTGCTGCTACGGGGGCGGCAGCAAGTGGGAACAGAGTAAAGCGTTGGAAGGGGGTGCGGAAATAGTGGTCGCCACGCCAGGAAGAATGATAGACTTGGTTAAAATGAAGGCAACGAATCTGACCAGAGTCTCGTTCCTCGTGTTGGACGAAGCCGACAGGATGTTCGATATGGGTTTCG AGCCGCAGGTGCGTTCTATCTGCAACCACGTCAGGCCAGACAGGGAAACGTTACTGTTCAGCGCAACGTTCAAAAAGAGGGTAGAGAAGCTTGCGAGGGATGTTTTAACGGATCCTGTCAGAATAGTCCAAGGGGACGTCGGCGAAGCGAACGCCGACGTCACTCAGCATGCGATAGTCTTCAACAACAATCCGATCGGCAAGTGGTCGTGGTTGTTGCAAAACTTGGTCGAATATCTAAGTGCCGGTAGTCTGCTAATTTTCGTGACGAAAAAG TTGAACGCCGAAGAGCTCGCGAACAATCTGAAGTTAAAAGAATTTGACGTGCTGTTGCTCCACGGTGACATGGATCAGATCGAAAGGAACAAGGTGATCACGGCATTCAAGAAGAAAGATGTCAGTACGTTGGTCGCCACCGACGTAGCTG CCCGCGGGTTGGACATTCCACATATCAAAACGGTCGTGAATTACGACGTCGCGCGAGACATAGACACCCACACGCACAGAATAGGTAGAACCGGGCGAGCGGGTGAGAAGGGTACCGCGTACACCCTCGTCACGGAAAAAGATAAAGAGTTCGCTGGTCACTTGGTTCGGAACTTGGAGGGAGCGAATCAGGAAGTGCCAAAGAGTCTAATGGACCTGGCGATGCAGAGCGCTTGGTTCCGGAAGTCCAGGTTCAAGGGTGGGAAAGGGAAGAGTTTGAACGTCGGAGGGGCTGGACTTGGATTCAGAGGTCGACCGGATGCATCCCCGACTTCG AGCGGGAGTTCGTCGTCGCAGGCGTCGAAAGACATAAGCGAGGTTGTGAAAAAATTGGAAAGGCATGGGCCTGGCAGCGACCGGTTGTCTGCAATGAAAGCCGCCTTCCGGAGTCAATACAATTCTCAG TTCCGGGCATCGTCGGATCACACATGGGAACAAACCATtacgccaccttctgtgataatGCCTCCACCACCCCCGGTTCCACCGAAACCAAATACGGAGCAACCAAGGAATCAGGACAACCAAGCTCCGAACGCGGCGGGAGAGAAGAAAAGGATCAGAAAAAGTCGATGGGAATAA
- the LOC143211675 gene encoding immediate early response 3-interacting protein 1 produces MAFTLWTLFEATLLCLNAVCVLNEERFLAKVGWASWQNVQGFGERPTMKAQLLNLVRSIRTVARVPLIFLNIVIMVMKMLLG; encoded by the exons ATGGCGTTCACCTTGTGGACTCTTTTTGAGGCAACATTGCTTTGTTTGAACGCCGTTTGTGTTCTGAACGAGGAGAGGTTTCTGGCCAAAG tTGGTTGGGCATCATGGCAGAATGTTCAAGGATTTGGGGAGAGGCCCACAATGAAAGCACAACTATTGAACCTTGTTAGGTCCATAAGAACAGTGGCAAGGG ttCCATTGATATTTCTGAATATTGTAATAATGGTTATGAAAATGTTGCTAGGATGA